In Vespa crabro chromosome 7, iyVesCrab1.2, whole genome shotgun sequence, a single window of DNA contains:
- the LOC124425540 gene encoding neurexin-4 isoform X2: MTRREKRIFGILVLLNILGEVPANLTVSSESESIEETIAITTTKKPIPERCLVKQDQGPCKHYVHKWSFHKTDGKCKTFPYGGCLGNENRFNSEAECLHYCIGGPDHTLPPYLVTKGSVFVTTSIPTSSTSPTTTSSTPRPTFAPPQPTRPPVPKEKRGKELTFMESGYEKTFMFAQSNTFIQLDGSGIKTFQLRLCREISFKFRTKLPHGLLVYHSVKDRPESLEPYALYVIVEKGQLKVVHVFGKKSTSLTVGEGLNRDEWHSVLVRIDVHGAKLIARVDEKQSETSLEVLERVVNYGVSEELASVVLIGGLSSEERLHGVKYIIESFVGCIRDMVLSSGKSASDLLPILPLIATKHENVKEGCIDKCWTRENLCFMPDQCVNHYNSLTCDCFGTKYEGERCDVYTATILTLRGSSYVSFRVYDWKDRVHSSVNKISLAFKTKFDDSALFYASGEIDGTPHYVAASIMNGSVYVELDFGHDSKIATVLGDYVTSDHWNNLTIFHNGSLIFVSLDEEIKVLEIPGENYNMIIDPEIYIGGGPELHKKKGLVSHNNFVGSLKYVFFNDKSIIYELKRSNPMVHYIGVLEPEYYEADVEVIPITYPFAGSHIWWPIEKTDSLKLNFDFKSSKPIAVVASGDVKSNRGLGYWELRLVNDEIRFQLIPVSIENITVSTAIKFPTYNTSWHAVELNYTKGELNILIDYRNKQSKLFAMTFELGDKVIIGSGKGNAGLVGCMRDIQVNGQKIEPRYIINTKKVVGEVALDNCQFVDPCKRPNTCEHGGKCSVKEDRITCDCTNTGYIGKNCHFADNKKTCEELALLGYTQDDVYTIDIDGNGRFPPASVKCEFQSIEDSTKTIVEHNLPSQVDVRSIAESDFSFSIKYRQFTPEMLQELISHSLYCSQYVKYDCYKAPLELHSATWFLGSKGTTVDYIGNVNRGSCPCGMNRTCVSSNLSCNCDVSSGSAGKWLSDEGYYETPDALGITGMVFLQQRDLEEDAQGRITLGPLECVETNTQKYVVTFTTSQSYIEVPGWRKGDIAFSFRTTGEKAILLYQPPIRSNYPSFMVALTSEYRLTFNFTLNTGTIRDLEVNSQRKLNNGEWQKIWIDYNDYHVRFMINTDYAMVDLLPEEEFGPFEGSMFIGGATAEHLKTSSVRQGLIGCFRGLVVNGEILDIHSYMSVHLSEIIKDCKPSCQPNKCQNGARCVELWSNFECVCENRWAHLGTFCETNINNKALTFTSPGAFLKKNYFGSDDNGEKILLKSMFERNILINLRTYDTHSLILYANDHLNNFVHLYISNGTSIVYLFNAGNEIKNITVQHSGVNTGISVQIAIIHGEKSTTLHVNDYNVTLNATPILLDSYSNKPWINPEKEVLAPQRPPAPPTDYFQMNLGGFDPDDLLRVGKEGNLTQGYVGCLRGLMIGEYHVDLPNLASEANHEGSKGVLPNCQMKCDAMPCKNLGICTEDFGRQESFCNCELTSYFGEHCADEKGADFSGESVLQREFDLEGEVKQVKVQLAFSTNELRQRTTALLLLQTENKRSYYLLVALTSEGQLIFEEDTEGIAYGVRLNDRNFLNGARHSVYYVRENNTTMLLIDREHVQLLPIPILSLGDYYDTPGSTEIQIGGLNTTDSRFSAYKGYTGCLSNVVISINGGPIMKPLEEYMLFTKQGSETVRATIPAGVRSAQCAVFHAQPRGLEPQRNDSVGIKGVWAEDPPERILYKSQYSDATQEEQGAGTYIFIALCCLFVGAVIGCIYEVWRSARKDRRRRRSAAAVASKSPSPSGSQRWQPQQYTDSLVTTTGIKTIGFKITDDEKRPNGTHMKASAKEYKPLPNTEPKELMNDKKVHIKADEEPEKKELLGVNTGIVNKPPKPNPFSMEDLREEPELEECEEEEEDNEEKTELTEEDDQEEQDEDNKKDGNEEEEEEEEEEEEGEGGKDDSQENEVLLKSVRDTSRRMSLIDNPLLNEEKGLLQTNFSVTGINEIKTECIPTVNNVDTNIEQTTTIIKKDPPKRPMSLDLSVPITFKKPHGRARFERVTARLIDPRDNMFKT, translated from the exons ATGACCAGACGCGAGAAGAGGATCTTCGGGATCCTTGTCTTGCTGAACATCCTTGGAGAGGTTCCAGCGAATCTCACAGTCTCCTCGGAATCAGAATCGATCGAGGAAACAATAGCAATCACTACAACGAAGAAACCAATACCAGAGAGATGCCTTGTGAAACAGGATCAAGGACCTTGCAAGCATTACGTACATAAATGGTCTTTTCATAAAACCGATGGGAAGTGCAAGACATTTCCTTATGGTGGTTGTTTAGGGAATGAAAATAGATTCAACTCTGAAGCTGAATGTCTTCACTATTGTATCGGTGGTCCTGATC ACACGCTACCCCCTTACTTGGTAACAAAAGGCAGCGTATTTGTGACAACGAGTATTCCGACGAGCAGTACATCACCCACAACCACATCAAGTACTCCTAGGCCAACGTTCGCGCCACCCCAACCAACGAGACCACCAGTACCAAAGGAGAAACGAGGAAAG GAATTGACGTTCATGGAATCAGGATACGAGAAGACGTTCATGTTCGCACAAAGTAACACTTTCATACAACTCGATGGCAGTGGTATAAAGACCTTTCAATTGAG ATTATGCCGTGAGATATCATTCAAATTTCGAACTAAATTACCACACGGTTTACTCGTCTATCACAGCGTGAAAGATCGTCCAGAGAGTTTAGAACCTTATGCTCTTTACGTGATCGTTGAAAAAGGCCAGTTGAAGGTAGTACACGTATTCGGAAAAAAATCAACGAGTTTGACGGTTGGCGAAGGACTTAACAGAGACGAGTGGCACAGTGTTCTGGTTAGAATCGATGTTCACGGAGCAAAGCTTATCGCAAGAGTAGACGAAAAGCAATCGGAAACTAGCCTAGAAGTTCTTGAACGTGTCGTCAATTATGGCGTTTCCGAGGAATTGGCATCTGTCGTTCTTATTGGAG GATTAAGCTCAGAGGAACGTCTACATGGTGTTAAATACATCATAGAATCTTTTGTCGGCTGCATCAGAGATATGGTCCTTAGTTCCGGCAAGTCAGCAAGCGACCTGTTGCCTATTCTACCATTGATCGCAACCAAGCATGAAAATGTTAAGGAGGGTTGCATAGACAA GTGCTGGACAAGGGAAAATCTTTGCTTCATGCCCGATCAATGCGTCAATCATTATAATAGCCTGACATGTGACTGCTTTGGAACGAAATATGAAGGCGAACGTTGTGATGTCTACA CCGCCACGATTTTAACATTGAGGGGATCATCGTACGTGTCCTTTCGAGTTTACGATTGGAAAGACCGTGTCCATTCCTCGGTGAACAAGATCAGCTTGGCTTTCAAG ACAAAGTTCGACGATTCAGCATTATTTTATGCATCTGGTGAGATTGATGGTACACCTCATTACGTAGCAGCATCCATCATGAACGGTTCGGTTTACGTTGAATTAGATTTCGGTCATGATTCCAAAATTGCTACGGTTCTTGGCGATTATGTAACCTCCGATCATTGGAACAATTTAACTATCTTCCACAATGGTTCATTGATATTTGTGAGTTTAGACGAGGAAATTAAAGTACTCGAGATACCTGgggaaaattataatatgattatagATCCTGAGATATATATTGGTGGTGGACCAGAATTACATAAGAAAAAGGGTTTGGTGTCgcataataattttgtag gaTCATTAAAATACGTATTCTTCAACGACAAGTCAATCATCTACGAACTAAAACGATCTAATCCTATGGTTCATTATATCGGTGTGCTAGAACCAGAGTATTACGAGGCCGACGTCGAGGTCATTCCCATTACGTACCCTTTCGCAGGAAGTCACATTTGGTGGCCTATTGAGAAAACGGATTCTCTTAAACTCAACTTTGATTTTAAAAGTTCCAAACCAATTGCAGTGGTTGCATCAGGAGACGTAAAGAGTAATCGTGGACTTGGTTATTGGGAG cttcgTTTGGTTAACGACGAAATACGTTTTCAACTAATACCCGTctcaatagaaaatattacagTATCAACTGCTATTAAATTCCCAACTTACAATACTTCCTGGCATGCTGTAGAACTAAATTATACAAAGGGCGAGCTAAACATTCTAAttgattatagaaataaacagAGCAAGCTTTTTGCTATGACTTTTGAATTAGGTGACAAGGTAATCATTGGAAGTGGCAAGGGTAACGCTG GTTTGGTAGGTTGTATGCGAGATATTCAGGTAAATGGGCAGAAGATAGAGCCTAGATACATCATAAATACTAAAAAAGTTGTCGGTGAAGTAGCTTTAGATAATTGCCAATTCGTTGATCCATGTAAAAGACCAAACACTTGCGAACACGGTGGTAAATGTTCTGTGAAAGAAGATCGGATAACTTGTGATTGTACGAACACTGGGTATATTGGAAAGAATTGTCATTTTG cagataataaaaaaacatgtGAAGAATTAGCGCTGTTGGGGTACACTCAAGATGACGTTTATACAATTGACATCGATGGAAATGGAAGATTTCCACCTGCTTCAGTAAAATGTGAATTTCAATCTATCGAAGACTCAACCAAGACGATCGTAGAACATAATTTACCATCCCAAGTCGACGTCAGATCCATCGCCGAATCAGATTTTTCATTTAGTATTAAATACAGACAATTTACTCCAGAGATGCTTCAAGAACTGATCTCTCATTCCCTTTACTGTAGTCAATATGTGAAGTATGATTGTTACAAAGCACCCTTGGAACTTCATAGTGCAACCTGGTTTCTTGGTTCAAAAGGAACAACAGTTGATTATATTGGAAATGTTAACAGAGGCTCTTGTCCATGTGGCA TGAATAGAACCTGTGTCAGTAGCAATTTGAGTTGTAACTGTGATGTGTCATCTGGAAGTGCTGGAAAATGGCTCTCCGATGAAGGTTATTACGAGACTCCAGATGCATTAGGTATCACTGGTATGGTATTTTTACAACAAAGAGATCTCGAAGAGGATGCTCAAGGTCGCATAACTTTAGGACCATTGGAATGTGTCGAGACaa acACACAGAAATACGTTGTAACTTTTACGACCTCACAATCCTATATTGAAGTGCCAGGTTGGCGAAAAGGTGATATAGCTTTTAGCTTTCGTACAACAGGAGAAAAAGCTATACTTCTTTATCAACCACCAATCAGAAGTAATTATCCATCGTTCATGGTAGCATTGACATCAGAATATCGATTAACATTTAACTTTACTCTCAATACTGGAACTATTCGGGATTTGGAAGTAAACAGCcaacgaaaattaaataacgGAGAGTGGCAGAAGATTTggatcgattataatgattaccATGTTAGATTTATGATTAACACTGATTACGCAATGGTTGATTTGTTGCCTGAAGAAGAATTTGGTCCATTTGAGGGTTCCATGTTCATCGGTGGTGCTACAGC AGAACATTTGAAAACTTCATCGGTTAGACAAGGATTAATTGGATGTTTCCGTGGTCTTGTTGTAAATGGTGAAATATTGGATATCCATAGTTACATGTCGGTACACCTTtccgaaattattaaagattgcaAACCTTCTTGTCAACCTAACAAGTGTCAAAACGGTGCAAGGTGTGTCGAACTTTGGAGTAATTTTGAATGCGTTTGTGAGAACAGATGGGCTCATCTGGGAACTTTCTGTGAGacaa atATCAACAATAAAGCTTTAACGTTTACCTCACCGGGtgcttttctaaaaaaaaattattttggtTCGGATGACAATGGAGAAAAGATATTGTTGAAGAGTATGTTCGAACGAAACATATTAATCAATCTAAGAACTTACGATACTCACTCACTGATACTTTATGCTAATGATCACTTAAACAACTTTGTGCATCTTTACATCTCGAATGGTACTAGTATCGTGTATCTCTTCAATGCAgggaatgaaattaaaaatattactgtGCAACACTCAG GTGTTAACACGGGAATATCAGTACAGATAGCCATCATTCATGGAGAAAAATCTACGACCCTTCATGTGAATGACTATAATGTTACATTGAATGCAACTCCTATACTTTTAGATTCTTATTCTAATAAACCTTGGATTAATCCTGAAAAGGAAGTGTTAGCACCTCAAAGACCACCTGCACCACCAACAGATTATTTCCAA ATGAATTTAGGTGGTTTTGATCCAGACGATCTTCTAAGAGTCGGAAAGGAAGGTAATCTTACACAAGGATACGTAGGATGTCTTCGAGGATTGATGATTGGCGAGTATCACGTGGATTTACCAAACTTAGCCAGTGAAGCCAATCACGAGGGTAGCAAAGGTGTCCTTCCGAATTGTCAAATGAAATGTGACGCTATGCCTTGTAAAAACTTGGGTATATGCACAGAAGATTTTGGAAGGCAAGAATCCTTTTGCAATTGCGAATTGACGTCTTATTTTGGTGAACACTGTGCCGATG agAAAGGTGCCGATTTCAGTGGTGAGAGTGTACTTCAACGTGAATTCGATCTCGAGGGAGAAGTGAAGCAAGTGAAAGTACAACTAGCTTTTTCAACGAACGAACTACGGCAGCGAACAACGGCATTGTTGCTCTTGCAAACAGAAAACAA AAGAAGCTATTACCTACTCGTGGCCTTAACGTCGGAGGGTCAGCTCATTTTCGAAGAGGATACCGAAGGCATAGCTTATGGTGTACGTCTCAACGATAGAAACTTCTTGAATGGAGCTAGGCATAGCGTTTATTATGTACGAGAAAATAACACGACGATGCTTTTG ATCGATCGTGAACATGTACAACTCTTACCAATTCCAATACTCAGTTTAGGCGATTACTATGATACTCCAGGTTCGACTGAAATTCAAATTGGTGGATTGAATACTACAGATTCTCGATTTTCTGCTTACAAAGGATACACTGGTTGCCTCAGCA ACGTTGTTATCTCAATCAATGGCGGACCTATAATGAAACCACTCGAAGAATACATGTTATTTACTAAACAAGGAAGTGAAACTGTAAGAGCAACGATACCGGCTGGCGTCAGGAGTGCACAATGTGCTGTTTTTCATGCACAACCTCGGGGTTTAGAGCCTCAAAGAAACGACAGTGTT ggaATTAAAGGAGTATGGGCCGAAGATCCACCAGAAAGGATTCTCTACAAATCTCAATACTCTGATGCGACTCAAGAAGAACAAGGTGCTGGGACCTATATTTTCATAGCTTTGTGCTGTTTGTTTGTCGGTGCCGTAATAGGATGTATTTATGAAGTATGGCGAAGTGCAAGAAAGGATAGAAGACGTCGACGAAGTGCAGCAGCTGTAGCTAGTAAATCACCGAGTCCTTCGGGATCACAAAGGTGGCAACCTCAACAATACACTGATTCGTTGGTTACGACGACTGGTATAAAAACTATTGGCTTTAAAATTACTGATGATGAAAAAAGGCCAAATGGTACTCATATGAAAGCTAGTGCTAAGGAATATAAACCACTGCCTAATACAGAGCCTAAAGAATTGATGAATGATAAAAAGGTTCACATAAAAG cAGACGAGGAACCAGAGAAAAAGGAGCTGCTAGGGGTAAATACAGGCATCGTCAATAAACCTCCGAAACCAAACCCATTc tCAATGGAGGATCTAAGGGAAGAACCAGAATTAGAAGAatgcgaagaagaagaagaggataatGAAGAGAAAACTGAATTGACGGAAGAAGATGATCAAGAAGAACAGGATGAGGACAACAAAAAAGATGGtaatgaggaagaagaagaagaagaagaagaagaagaagaaggagaaggagggaagGATGATAGTCAAGAGAACGAGGTCCTCTTGAAGTCGGTAAGAGATACGTCACGGAGAATGTCCTTGATCGATAATCCATtgttaaatgaagaaaagggaCTTCTTCAAACGAATTTTTCCGTAACTGgcataaatgaaattaaaacagAATGTATACCAACTGTTAATAATGTTGATACGAATATTGAACaaactactactattattaaaaaggaTCCACCAAAACGACCAATGAGTTTAGATCTTAGTGTCCCCATTACGTTCAAAAAGCCACACGGAAGAGCTCGTTTTGAAAGAGTTACAGCAAGATTGATCGATCCTCGCGATAATATGTTCAAAACTTAG